The Pectinophora gossypiella chromosome 15, ilPecGoss1.1, whole genome shotgun sequence genome segment CTACGTTGGCGCGTCGCGCCGTAGTCGCGGCAATATTATGCAAGAAACATTATAATGCAAACAAGACTACAGAATTGAAGATTTTTTATATGAGGTTGTAAGTACAAGTAAATACGTAATAAAACTTTTAGGTACTTAGTACATTAGTTACTGCATGCTTTTACAGTTGACGGTATTTCAGTCGAAGCATACTTTAACGATAACCtactgtaaaatattttattacttgttaACGACCCGCCCCGACTTGGCACGGGTGCATTTTAACGAATTTTAAAAGTATTCTATATAAAACTcgccaaaaaaataaattagccaAATTTGGTCGAGCCGTTTTCAAGTGATGGAGTTTTGTTTCCTCTGGTAATAACTTCCTCCGTGCCGGGCCGTCGCGTATACCCGGGTATAATAACTTATTAAACGTATCATGTTAAGAATGACGGCTGGACAGATAAAGTATACCGCCTAGTGCCAAAGAGACGATAGGTATGTCTCTCCTGCTGTCATTTTTATTAAGACATGAAGGTATATAGAGGTTAAGTCTATGACTAGAAAGCGATGTGGGTCATTGTTCAAAAAACAAATAGTTACACGTAGCAATACACTAGGCAGATAGCATCAGGCCGGCGCGGCGGGTGCGCCGCCGCGGACCAAGGTTTGCACAAAATTAGCATTTGTTACTTCAATTTACCTAAACTATATTTTAGGCGGACAGTTACCCTTGCGGCTAACACACGAATATCGTTAGCATTCAGGGTTTTGGTCGATGGAGTCAAATAATACTGGTATACCCATAATTGGTTCCGCTGAACAACAAGAAAGCGTGTCCCATCCACAGATGCTATAGGAGGAGCAGACTAAACATAAATATCACACACACATTGATAATGTATTGTGTAGCAGTTATTGCATCCTGTCTGAACGGcctcggctcacgatctggaggtgccgggttcgaatcccggtggggacatatcataaaaatcactttgtgatccctagtttggttaggatattacaggctgatcacctgattgtccgaaagtaagacgatccgtgcttcgaaaggcacgttaagccgttagtcccagtaactacttactgatgtaaatacatagtcgttacatgagccatgtcaggggcctttggcggctcaatagtaaccctgtcaccagggttgatgaggttggtaatccaccttacaacccgatacgatagaagaagattgcatCCTGCTCACGATACAAGCGGTATAATATATTCGTAATCTGTGTGACAAGTCTTTGCTGATTGTCTTTTGCCATGACAATTCCTTAGGTATATTAAGTCCGTGGTCCCACCATAGGCCACATTGATAGTAGGCGACATTAAggccaaacgcgagcctattttataaaaaaggtaagaGTTTAGTAAGAATGCATTAGAATCACTataaaaaactcaaaataaagaCTTATGAAGACTTTTAGGAAACGAAGTAACAGTAGACTAATTAAATAGAGCTAcaaatgtattaaaataaagCACTTACGTATTACCAAGATACCTCATGCAGTGTCATTTACCTTGTCAGATAGGGGCAGACTGACTACtggtatatatataaatatattatttatgacagagggattgtgtcctctaacatgatggactaatgttatgggcgataggctgatcccttatcaccataaggttcatcatatccatctttggacttcgtatcaacagtggctgcaagttgtctttgattacttgtggctctgcccaccccatttaaattacgggcgtgagtttatgtatgtatgtattatttatgacACTGTACTGTTATAACGATATTTACCTCTATATCTGAAGTAACACGAATGTGTACAGAATGTTATCATAAATAAATGCGATGTCGCTATGGTCATGTGGTGCACCGGCTTGTTTCTCATACGGGGAGTGCTAGTTCGATCCTCGTTACctgacttgcactaatgagttattcatttatcttaagtgcaatcatCATACAGTTTGCTATCAACCATCAAGTGCAGACGGCAATAAGGCTCACCACCTTTCTTCTATGCTCGATGAAGCGTGGATACGTAATTCAACATGGGATGGcggatgttatttttattattattatgtacctctGAAGACCCCATTTTGGGATTATAGTCGAGTTTATGTTGCTGTATGctataaataaatgtagatCACGTCAACGCAGAAAGTAAATACTGACGTGCGACGGAAGGGCCCATGCCGTCGGCGCCCACGCCTGCCGCAGGGTCGCCGTGGTCGCGCGCGCCCACACCTGACCACGCGCTCTGCACCACGCTCATTCTACTACTCTAACTTACACAGCTTCACCAAAACATTCACTAGCTTCACGTCAACTAAAATATTATGCCTTAGAaatgtaagaaataaaaacatctTCGTTTTAGTGTGAGTCTCACAAAAGTTTAGTTTGAAAGTTTTTGAGAGGTATTCGTGGAGTGTGGCCGTGGTGTGAGCGTGGTGCGCTGTGCGCCGCGGGCGCGGCGGGACTGCGCGAGCACGCGCCGCCGGGCCGCGGCCGAGACGGGGGCGCCACTCGCCGCCACCCACCAGGTACGCTGAAAGTTTCATGAAAagttgattttaattataaactaacagaatcatttattcaacgcaattatcatggataaacttgttgaaggtcaatgtaacatttttgaatttacgacaatttaaggtgttatggctgaggagaagaaatgacaagaaactgcaacagcaacacatcttttaaaaaccaatgagggtatacattacaaccggacatttttatcatttaggtagtcattaatcttataataagcttttttacataaagtaagctttaaatttattttctgacaaatttaaaatattatctggtattttattgtaaaaacgtatacataaccccaaaaaagatgaatttaatttacttaatctagaattttgaatagcaattttatttttatttcttgttttgtaagtatgcctttcacagttagtttctcggaaggagagatacatttttacgtacatacataatgttttcataaatatattgacttgcgaccgtcagtatactcgtatttatttttttaaacagccCCCTAAAAAGAGTCCCgacgacgcagattataaatagtgtgaacatcctccgtggtccagtggttgagcgttgggctgacgATCCGCAAGTCCCGGGTTTTATTTAATacaggtggggacatatcgcaaaaatattttgtttggttcaatcactagtttgattaggacactgcaggctgatcaaccgattgtccgaaaacaagatgatccgtgcttcggaaagcacgttaagaaGTCTGTCCGGCTAATATTTccttagtaagtatgtagtcgatacatgagccatgtcaggggcctttggcggctcaatactaactcTGATACccgaaagaaaattataaactCCGATACTCAAGTTTCATAACGTGCCTAATGTTAGATTTAAATTATTACGAATTGCTGCGCCGTGGCTCCAACAGCCTGCTGCAGGCGGCAGCGGCGACCCTGGAGGCGGCCACTGCTATCATGCACCAATGGACTGCTGTCGGCTCTTGTACTTGTTTGTTAATAATAATCAATGGACCAACTTGTTCGAATTATATTCATTTAATCCATTAGACAGAAACACAGTAAAATTTTACGTAAGAAAAAAAATGCTTCATTGACTAATGTTTATCCGGTAAGTATAGATAcaacggtgctaattcctgtaaataccatctaattttattttaagttatatctgtcattttcttatccgccgaaaaggaaagggacgggtaatcgacaagcataaaatttatggaacacacgttaattttaagcacaaatctaaaccaaccgtctaaaaattttacatccgccaataacccgacacagttaagtagacagcacgtcaaacggattgcataccagcgacgtaccttttgattcgcccgggttattcattcatttactcattcttcctaaaattaagagctgtgaatcatccgtccctttccttttcgacggatatgaaaatgacggatataacttaaaataaaattaggcggtgtctgcaggaatcggggccaacatTTATTTACGTAACAACTTTTTTATCAACTGACTTATTATATGACATTcgctacttggccgaacaaatgagaAACGCTGAGGGCTTCCACCTGGTAACAACAGACACATAGAAAATACTTACTTCCACAGAAATGTCATATAGTGTGATGGCGGCAGCGGAGCGCCCGGCGGTGCCTGGAGGCCGCATCGATCACACAGCGCGCCCGTCGGGGCCTCCTGACCAGGCCAGACTGGGCAAGGACCCCCAGGTTACTGACATATCtccaataataattttagaaaaCAACAGATGAATCAATAAGTAGCTGCAGTTCTGTAGTTCACCGGCTAGATTCTCAAACGTGGAGTgccggtttttttttacctttgatgggtttgcttttggcctcagacttgcccgGAGGCATTGACGAAGCCTAAGATGGAAGGAGcttgcccagaaggtgcctgtgcactctggccttgaaagcacccgggttatatgatgcccctgacatggctcatgtaacgactacttatttacatcagtaagtagtaaccgggaccaacggcttaacgtgccttccgaagcacagatcatctttctttcggataatcaggtgatcagtctgtaatttcCTATAACCacactaaggatcacaaagtgattttcgtgatgtgtccccaccgagaaacccgggacctccggatcgtgagcccaacgctcaaaccactgcactacggaggccgttgtaaGTGAATAACGCAAGTCGATGTTGGTTTTGGCTTCGGccaaaaattaatataatacatCTTTCTTATTCATCATGTTTACCCTCTCGCTCAGAATAAGCAACTTAAAGGCATATCACGTCGGTATAATTTCTTATCTCCTGCCGTCGGAATAATACAGAAGTGACtatgaagtaagtaggtataataaataataatataaaattaggtatttaattttacttcatAATGTTTTGTACGTTATCTACTACCTCCATGTACATTAGGCAAACATTTAGGTAACTAAATGGTAACTAAATGTTTGCGTCCGCTATTGTTATTCGTGTTTCCCGCACAATACAAATGGGTTCAGTAGTAGATATACTACCTAACCTTAGTATTAGTCCGAGTTTTCATTGTGAACGTACTTTTATATATCTTTTTACATGACtatctacttggctggacaaacggggagcgctcaGGTCTCTTActttgtacaaaatttaagacaatggGATTGAAACGGCCCAATTGGAGGGCGGTGTAGACCCTAGGGAGTGGATgtctgatagcgataagcgctgaatgagggaaaccgtCTACCACACtggcggggtcctgaagtgtatgttgtcgcgagctgattggccgcctctatatggctagaataatcggaTCGTCAGTGTACTTAACTTCTTATACATTATCTATGAACTTTTTTGGGGACAACGTTCGAACTATTGGATTGAGTTTAATGTATGTCCTCAATCAATCAACCGGCTGTGACATCGACCGGTGTCCGGCGGCCGGCGGCCGGCGGCCGGCGGTCGATAGCTCGGCATGCATCTTTTATGTGGATCGATCGACAGCCGACACAGCTGACCCATAAACACCACTACTTATCTGTCGCCGATCGCTCATATTCAATAATTTATGCTTTTATGGCATGTGTCTATGCAGATAAGCTTGCACGTTACGATGCATAATAACAACACGCTAACGTTATAACTATATATTTTGAATAGGTTTATATTGTACATGCAATAAATCACTCAATAACTACCTAGAAGGGGGGTCAGTGAACGTAGGAGCCGCCGAGCTCGTCGCGGATGTAGTCGCGGATGATGTCCTCGAAGCTGGCGTCGGCGGTGAACCCGAGCcgcagcgcgcgcgccgccgtgAACTGCGCGGGGAACGACGCCACCATGCGCGCCACCGCCGCGTCCGGCGCCAGCCGCACGCGGCCCGTCACGGCCGGGCCCGCCACCGCCGCCAGCGCTGCCAGCATGTCGCCCACCGCCACCGACAGCCCCGGTAACGTCAGCGCCCGCCGCTCGCCCAGCGCCGCGGCCGGCACCGTGGCCGCGCGCTGCAGGTTGCGTAGCGCCGCGGCTGGGCTGCACAGCCATAGCCGCTGCTCGAGCGGCACGGGGCAGTCGGCCGGCAGCCCCGCCAGCGGCTCGCGCACGATGCCGCTGGCGAACGACGTGACGGCGCGGTtggcggcgccggcgcgcaCGCTCACGGTGGGCAGCCGCACGGAGCGGCCATCCACGAGCCCGCGCCGCGAGTAGTCGTCGATCAGCAGCTCGCTCATCGCCTTCGCGGTGCCGTACGAGTTCTGCGGCGTGAGCGCCGTGAGGTCGTCGACGACGTCGGGCAGCTCCCCGCCGAACACGCCTACGGTGCTGGCGAACACGAGCCGCAGCGCGGGGTTGGTGCGCGCCGCCTCGTCCAGCAGCGCGCGCGTCGCGTCGAAGTTGACGCGCAGCCCCAGCTCGAGGTCGGCCTCCGCGTGGCCGCTGACCACGGCGGCCAGGTGGAACAGCACGTCGGTGTCGGGGGCGATCACGCGCTGCGCAGCGCCGGGCGCGCCCAGCTCGAGCACGAGGGTGGCCACGGGCACCTGCGCtcgcggcggcagcggcggcgggaCCACGTCTACCAGCAGCAGCTCGGTCACCGGCAGCGCCGCGTCGCCCGCCGCCAGCCGCGCCGCCAGCCGCGCGCCCAGGAAGCCCGCCGCGCCCGTCACCACCACCTTCATAGCTGCAGTATCGCGCTGCCCGCCACAGTACGCGCCGCGCCGCGACGCTGCTCTCATCTGCTGCGTGTCTCGGCCGCCGCTGTTATCTCCGCGCCCCGCGACCCGCTGATAGCCGCAGCGTTACATAACGTTTGTTGCGTCAATGTCAAGATTGTTTGTATCTGGATTCAAAGGCgagataattatgtttgttacATCGCTGTGTACAGATATACCTACGTATGGACAATCAGTTAAAAATCCATCTAGGTAATTATTAATTGACAAACAGACCAATCCTCAGGGAAAAGTTAACATAATGCAATGGCTGTGTGCACGACCAATGACGACCAATGACGGTGGTAGAGGTGTACGAGTATACACGCTATTATTAAGTCGTCCTTTAAcaaggcacaaatcctggaaaccacttttatatcaattttatctatgatccaaaccaaacatgaattcaaacaaaTTAACATCTGCATTGTCGCGTGTGGCGCTGATGGTGCAACACACTACAATTATTTAACGTATACGTACGTAGCGTCATcatagtaactttttactaaacgtcaaacacgaaattactatggaatttgtacgaaaaaagcatggaaaagcaacatgtgacgtcatagaaaaacgtgataaaatatcgctcttattattacatttttctttattaaaattaatcaataattaaataaaaaaaaggaaacgttttttgtcacctatagatctatctttatttagtcattataatttcataatttatgtttgacctaggaagctacccaattgtacaaaaaATACCGCGCTcatgcaagagcccaggctaacactagctaagggtgtcgccatcgacggatacgtctgagaggacatcatcatcatcatgattcGATGACTATAAGTACCTCCTATATGTGTGACAGTTTCATCTACCAGTACCGCTTTACTTTGTTTCTATAAGTACGTTACGCCAGCAAAGACTCTACCACGCGACAGGAGAAACTCCATGATTCTCGACAGATAAGCAGCACTGAAGTCTCTCTCTCATTCAGCAATTTATTGAAGACGTCATGTATGTCGGTAGGCAGGTGAACTCGAACCCCTGAGTTGCATTCagataaaataagctcacgcctatttcccaccggggtacagacgcagagactatagaattccatttgcttcgatcctgatacattTCTCCTGATTATCTATTTATACAAAGTTATTctaatttataagtatttattgtaaagCATAGCAACATCTGGAGTCTCCACAGACGATGGTAGGAGTGACTGTTGTCACGTTTTCTGCAACTTCTCTCGTGGCTTAACAGCCAGCCGCAACtttggtttattttttgtgtagCCAATAGGATTGCTTCATTTATCGCAACGTGCGCTATGTACGCGCAGAATGCTACGGGGGCAGGATATGAGGTGTGTTCTGTACCAGGTGCGCAGCCGCTGCGTCGTTTACGATAATTACTGGAAAGCGGCGCGACCTGTCCGCGCCGCCGACATTACTCGGACATCAATCAACCACGAGATGCTGTTTACGCGCATGCGCACTCGCAATGAGTTCCTGCTctattaaaaccaaaataagTAAAGTATGTATGTTATCAAGTCAATATTAGGTACAcctaccggacctgtcaaatcttcaggttacgtaaccATGTGAAGACAGAATAACGGTTTTGTCCGGAACACACGTTTTATTATCACTACTTATTGTTTATGTCTGGTTTAATTCCACCTTTAGGTGATCATGGGCCTAGATTATGACTATTACAGTGTGTAGTGTGCAATGTAGGTGTAGTGTATTAGGTACTCCGTGCTAgtagagtaggtacttactactaGTACTATTAGCTGTctgcacggatcatgttactttcggacaatcaggaggtcagcctgtaatatcctaaccaaactagggaccaaaaagtattttttttttatatgtcc includes the following:
- the LOC126373169 gene encoding D-erythronate dehydrogenase-like, with product MRAASRRGAYCGGQRDTAAMKVVVTGAAGFLGARLAARLAAGDAALPVTELLLVDVVPPPLPPRAQVPVATLVLELGAPGAAQRVIAPDTDVLFHLAAVVSGHAEADLELGLRVNFDATRALLDEAARTNPALRLVFASTVGVFGGELPDVVDDLTALTPQNSYGTAKAMSELLIDDYSRRGLVDGRSVRLPTVSVRAGAANRAVTSFASGIVREPLAGLPADCPVPLEQRLWLCSPAAALRNLQRAATVPAAALGERRALTLPGLSVAVGDMLAALAAVAGPAVTGRVRLAPDAAVARMVASFPAQFTAARALRLGFTADASFEDIIRDYIRDELGGSYVH